TTTGATGTATTTAGGAAACCTTGCAAGTATTTTGCTCAAGGAGCATGCTGGCGAGGGGATCATTGTAAGTTTGTGCACGAAAGGAAAGAGCCTCAACCTCTGTCAAGAaatgtaatgatattttgtgtttattagtttttttatgatgatttgttttggttgagTCAGGATTTGATTAGTTCTCTTATTGTTTGTTGGTTTTATATTACTTATTTATCGATGCAGGTTTGTACTTTTTATCAAAAAGGAAATTGCACTTATGGAAGTCGATGCAAATATGAACATGTCAAAACTTCCTGGGTAGCTTCTGGTGGTGCTGCCGGGGCATCATCTTCATCGAGTCCTCATCAATCTGTAATCTTAAGTTCTGTTCCTGCAAGTGTTGGATCAAGTAGGGATGGCAAAAAAGAAGACCGTCCTCTCTGTTCGTTTGATGTTGCTGGTGATTGCCCCCATGGAGATAAATGTTCTTTTGTTCATGGTGATTTATGCCCTACCTGTGGAAAACATTCCTTGCATCCCTTCCAGGCAGATGAGAGAGAGGAGCATTTGAAGTCATGTGAGAAGAACCAAAAGTTTCTTGTGGCAGTAaaacgaagtgaagaaattgagTGCAGTGTATGCTTGGATCGTGTACTTTCAAAGCCCACAGCAGCTGAACGAAAGTTTGCAGTCCTACCTGAATGTAATCATCCATTCTGCATATCCTGTATCAGAAATTGGCGTAATGGTTCCCCAGCCTCTGGGATGGCATTGAGAGCCTGCCCAATATGTCGTAAAACATCACACTTTGTCATCCCAAGTCTTATTTGGTATTCCTCTAaagaagaaaagcaagaaattatTGATACGTACAAGGCCAGGCTCAGGTGATCTTTTTGAAACTCTGTATATCTCTGCTTTACTTGCAACCTGATTTGTTTGATCATCAATCTAATCTTGGATAGATTCagaaataatttcaaacacatgCCTATTGTAGTTGGACACTTATTAAGATATCCCTGTTCTACTTCTTGATGTAGTAGAAGAAGGAGATATAACTTTGTTCATATTCTGAACAAATTATCGGTTTAAGCATCGACAAGCAAGCTAGATACTGAATATGGACCTAAGAGAACTTGATATTCATTAATTTGTGCTGTAGATTTCTGTTGTGAAATAACTGCAAATCTGCAatcatattcattttttattttctgtttttgcaGGCAAATAGATTGCAAGCACTTCAACTTTGGGAATGGGAACTGCCCATTTGGCATCAATTGTTTTTACAAGGTAAGATTAGTCAATTTGAATATGCAATTTCAATTACATATTGCTTCTTTGTCTGTCGCACTGTTAGAGTATCTTGTGAAGATTctattttttatctcaaaatgtttttcacagGCGCTCAATTTACCCACAGACATTTAGTGATAATTGAAGGCTACCAAAGCTATAAAGCTATGTTTTATTCTTAACTGCACTTACCTGGACCTTTTTTTGTCTGATCGTCTGAACATGTGTTGTTAGACAATAACTTCTCTACTCTTCACACCCCCATTGCCAATGTGCTAGCCTCATGCCTTTGCTGGCTGCCCTCTTTTGAAGCTGTAACGTTTTTAAATTTGGGTGTATTGAATCTCTCTCTCCGGGTCTTGAATGTCTCTTCTTCTGTCTGTAAATTTTCTCACATGCATGTATTTTTAGGATTGTTTTTTGGAGGCATAGTTGAATGTTGTGGCACTTTTTCCACaaatggtaaaaaaagaaaaaaaacagatttaagAACCAGGAGATAAATCTTTCTTTATCATTGGAAGAGTGCTTCCTTTATGTTCATGTATCGTTAGCTTATTACTCCTCCTAATGAATATCttgttgtgttgtgttgtgttCTAGCACACTGTCATGCCGGGCTCATATACATGGAAACATCACAAGCCCCCTCCAAGGAGGCCACCACCTCGTCGCAGATCCAATGCAGGGCATGCAgattcatcatttgattattttgGGCCAACAATGGAAGATTTACTAGACATGTTTGATGATGATTATCTTGATTATGATAATTACTGCGATCCCTTTCATGAAGAATATCAACTGGACATCTTTGATTATGAGGATTATTTCGATGAAGAACGTCTTTCTCCTTTTGACATGGCTTTATTACTTGCAGGAATGGATTGTGGAGGAGCAAGTGACATCTCTAGTGATGAGGATGATTTCTATTAATTCATATAGTTTTTTATCCTTCGTTGCAAACAGTTTGAAAATGACAGCACAAGTCATTTTGCTTTCTGGGATTTAGTATCTTTCTCCTCATAAGCATCTTTGAGAAGATGAAGTTCGTGGTCTGTTAACTATATAAGGTTGTGTTGCAGGGGTTGTGTCAAGAACTGTATGTTCTGATTGCATTGTAGTAGTACGGCTGCCAGGATTTTGATTGCCTCTATTTATATGTTCACGGCAACATATTGGATAAAGATAGTAGGAATTTGCAATGTCATCggtttttatttctatctttATCAACACTGGTATTATAATTTTAGGAGGCTCAATTTTCATGAAAAGTGTGTTTCTTTTTCgcattttgatcatcattcccacaagaatatttttttatatataaatatatgtacAAGAAAACCAGGATGAGGAGATTCTGACATTGTTGAGAGAAAGGAAAACAGGCTCTGGGCCTTTGATTGCTGTATAAAGGGCATACATAGCAAACGGAAATGCCATTTTTACCTTCACATGTTTGCGGAGACAAGGAGAGACAGACCATTTGTTTTTCTGGAACAAAAATACACTCTCTTCTCCTTCTAGGTTATACTTGTAGACGTGACAGCAGAAATTATAGCTTAGTCCCTATGAGCTAAAACCCTAATAAATTAGCCCTCATGATCAACCTTAAGCTAATTCTTTGATTGTCAACTCATTATTAATGGATCCATTCcttgttaaaaagaaattatcgaACATTAGCCTTTTTCATCTTCATTGATCAATTTAGATC
The DNA window shown above is from Populus trichocarpa isolate Nisqually-1 chromosome 4, P.trichocarpa_v4.1, whole genome shotgun sequence and carries:
- the LOC7463015 gene encoding E3 ubiquitin-protein ligase makorin isoform X1, giving the protein MSQRKPCKYFAQGACWRGDHCKFVHERKEPQPLSRNMQVCTFYQKGNCTYGSRCKYEHVKTSWVASGGAAGASSSSSPHQSVILSSVPASVGSSRDGKKEDRPLCSFDVAGDCPHGDKCSFVHGDLCPTCGKHSLHPFQADEREEHLKSCEKNQKFLVAVKRSEEIECSVCLDRVLSKPTAAERKFAVLPECNHPFCISCIRNWRNGSPASGMALRACPICRKTSHFVIPSLIWYSSKEEKQEIIDTYKARLRQIDCKHFNFGNGNCPFGINCFYKHTVMPGSYTWKHHKPPPRRPPPRRRSNAGHADSSFDYFGPTMEDLLDMFDDDYLDYDNYCDPFHEEYQLDIFDYEDYFDEERLSPFDMALLLAGMDCGGASDISSDEDDFY
- the LOC7463015 gene encoding E3 ubiquitin-protein ligase makorin isoform X2 translates to MSQRKPCKYFAQGACWRGDHCKFVHERKEPQPLSRNVCTFYQKGNCTYGSRCKYEHVKTSWVASGGAAGASSSSSPHQSVILSSVPASVGSSRDGKKEDRPLCSFDVAGDCPHGDKCSFVHGDLCPTCGKHSLHPFQADEREEHLKSCEKNQKFLVAVKRSEEIECSVCLDRVLSKPTAAERKFAVLPECNHPFCISCIRNWRNGSPASGMALRACPICRKTSHFVIPSLIWYSSKEEKQEIIDTYKARLRQIDCKHFNFGNGNCPFGINCFYKHTVMPGSYTWKHHKPPPRRPPPRRRSNAGHADSSFDYFGPTMEDLLDMFDDDYLDYDNYCDPFHEEYQLDIFDYEDYFDEERLSPFDMALLLAGMDCGGASDISSDEDDFY